In Lathamus discolor isolate bLatDis1 chromosome 1, bLatDis1.hap1, whole genome shotgun sequence, the following are encoded in one genomic region:
- the DMTF1 gene encoding cyclin-D-binding Myb-like transcription factor 1 isoform X2, producing the protein MSTVEEESDTVTVETVNSVTLTQDTEGNLILHCPQNADEVDSEDSTEPPHKRLCLSEDDQSLDDSTPCISVVAVPISENDQSFEVTMTATTEVAEDEINEGTVTQIQILQNEQLDEISPMGNEEVSAVSQAWFTTKEDKDSLTNKGHKWKQGMWSKEEIDILMSNIERYLKARGIKDATEIIFEMSKDERKDFYRTIAWGLNRPLFAVYRRVLRMYDDRNHVGKYTPEEIEKLKELRVKHGNDWATIGAALGRSASSVKDRCRLMKDTCNTGKWTEKEEKRLAEVVHELTSTEPGDIVTQGVSWAAVAERVGTRSEKQCRSKWLNYLNWKQSGGTEWTKEDEINLILRIAELEVSDENDINWDLLAEGWSSVRSPQWLRSKWWTIKRQIANHKDVSFPVLIKGLKQLHENQKNNPGHQLLENKSGSGLPNTNPSSGVQHVQIRVARLEENTGNAPSPMAALQIPVQITHVSSTDSPAATVDSETIALNSGTLQTFEILPSFHLQPTGTPGTYLLQTSSNQGLPLTLTTSPTMTLTAAAAPASPEQIIVHALSPEHLLNTSDNVTVQCHTPSVIIRTVAAEDISSSVTQAELTVDSDIQSAHLTDPPTLETNTFPDDIHQSKLSDQQSAYSEDEASKFSSRNSSELMDGVMVRTEEEISEASLKQEEDTQSDLPSTYVTEYYKSPGREAAGAVTTELEETRSIDNLYLERISVLTTFLCHEVQLKKFGANLQSASERAGPGFANNRRTS; encoded by the exons ATGAGCACAGTTGAAGAAGAGTCTGACACAGTGACAGTAGAAACCGTGAACTCTGTGACTTTGACTCAGGACACTGAAGGGAACCTTATACTTCATTGCCCTCAAAATG CGGATGAAGTAGACTCTGAAGACAGCACTGAACCTCCACACAAGAGGCTTTGCTTATCAGAGGATGATCAAAGCCTTGATGATTCCACCCCATGCATTTCTGTTGTTGCAGTTCCAA tttcagaaaatgaTCAGAGCTTCGAGGTGACCATGACTGCTACCACTGAGGTAGCTGAAGATGAGATTAACGAAGGAACTGTTACTCAGATTCAG ATTCTTCAGAATGAACAGCTTGATGAAATCTCCCCAATGGGCAATGAAGAAGTGTCAGCTGTTAGTCAAGCCTGGTTCACAACCAAAGAGGATAAGGATTCTCTAACAAATAAAG GCCATAAGTGGAAGCAAGGGATGTGGTCCAAAGAAGAAATTGATATTTTGATGAGTAACATTGAGCGTTATTTAAAG GCCCGTGGAATAAAAGATGCCActgaaattatatttgaaatgtcaaaagatgaaagaaaagatttctaCAGGACAATAGCTTGGGGTCTGAATCGGCCTCTCTTTGCTGTCTATAGAAGAGTTCTTCGCATGTATGATGACAGAAATCATGTTGGAAA GTATACTCCTGAGGAAATAGAAAAGCTTAAAGA GCTGAGAGTAAAGCATGGAAACGATTGGGCCACAATAGGAGCTGCACTGGGGAGAAGTGCTTCGTCTGTAAAAGATCGATGTAGATTGATGAAGGATACCTGCAACACAG gaaagtggacagagaaggaagaaaaaagactaGCAGAAGTGGTGCATGAGCTGACAAGCACAGAACCAGGTGACATTGTCACACAAGGTGTATCGTGGGCTGCTGTGGCAGAACGGGTCGGGACACGCTCTGAAAAGCAATGCCGCTCTAAATGGCTTAACTATCTCAACTGGAAACAAAGTGGGGGCACTGAGTGGACCAAGGAAGATGAAATAAATCTCATCTTGAG GATAGCGGAACTTGAAGTGTCTGATGAAAATGACATCAATTGGGATTTACTAGCTGAAGGATGGAGTAGTGTCCGCTCACCACAGTGGCTTCGGAGTAAATGGTGGACCATTAAAAGACAGATTGCAAACCACAAAGATGTTTCATTCCCTG TGCTGATAAAGGGTCTTAAACAGCTCCATGagaaccaaaaaaacaacccagggCACCAGCTTTTGGAGAACAAATCTGGAAGTGGATTACCAAACACCAATCCCAGTTCGGGGGTGCAGCACGTGCAGATTCGGGTGGCTCGCTTAGAGGAGAACACAGGCAATGCACCGAGCCCTATGGCAGCTTTGCAGATTCCAGTCCAGATTACCCATGTCT cctcaactGATTCCCCTGCTGCTACTGTTGACTCTGAGACAATAGCACTAAACAGCGGAACACTACAGACCTTTGAGATTCTTCCA TCTTTCCATCTCCAGCCGACTGGCACACCGGGTACATACTTACTACAGACAAGCTCAAACCAAGGCCTTCCTCTAACACTGACAACTAGTCCTACCATGACCctaacagctgctgctgctccagcctcccCAGAACAGATCATAGTTCACGCCTTATCG CCAGAGCATTTGTTAAATACAAGTGACAATGTCACAGTGCAGTGCCACACACCCAGTGTCATAATCCGCACCGTGGCTGCCGAAGATATCTCCTCCTCTGTCACTcaggcagaacttactgttgATTCAGACATTCAGTCGGCTCATCTGACAGATCCTCCAACCCTAGAAACAAATACCTTCCCAGATGACATCCATCAGTCCAAGCTGAGTGATCAACAGTCAGCCTACAGTGAAGATGAGGCCTCCAAATTCAGCAGCAGGAATAGTAGTGAACTGATGGATGGAGTTATGGTAAGAACTGAAGAGGAGATTTCAGAAGCCAGCCTGAAACAGGAAGAGGATACACAGTCTGATTTACCCAGCACTTACGTTACTGAG